From the genome of Solidesulfovibrio carbinolicus, one region includes:
- a CDS encoding glycosyltransferase has product MDFRHRTATGQASHGGRTPKRAKPLKRLAKARRARDKPPPAMAARIRNVCLIHSSLDSAFAGLGIAATTLDPPAGVVSLPQLLAGLPEPPDCVIHQEHLGKRVILTDVEAAPCPTLFWARDPHLNGFWQRHYARLFDAVASTQPQQAVPLAEAGWPRTAWITWHGTIRPFVPFADRRHALAFVGRITPHRRRRAWFAEHLAAAGLVPCQDAHGPALAAVYDDARACPNECIAGEVNQRLFEAASSGCLPVTERQPPGVERLFVPGREALYYDDVLELDEQIRFLARHPEAAEAMGRAAHAAVADRHLPRHRAQALLALAEAAAASPGRPATGPQTREALALTLFALWRAGHLPLGAPEIWERLSAAPPTPAVAAALLHTAAGLGSRDLYAHLAGACLARPDLRANPHVAAVACLAGYRLGDPEAARRAYAAFVGATGKARAARLDDPFDALVFFAAALEGAVRHAAPGTTFDPKQLVPDNAAECLIAAKLLRPEALEPDRRLAAILRRHPGTQADRVGLLSNLSLHRPGDWSLGLELALANLAAFRREPGVEEALVAAQAAMAQGQTARFARRLAAADPDGRLAAALAERGIVLPAKETAP; this is encoded by the coding sequence GTGGATTTCCGACACAGGACGGCAACCGGCCAGGCCAGCCACGGCGGCCGGACGCCCAAACGGGCCAAACCGCTCAAACGTCTCGCCAAGGCCCGCCGGGCGCGGGACAAACCTCCCCCAGCCATGGCCGCCCGGATACGCAACGTCTGTCTCATCCACTCCTCCCTGGACTCGGCCTTTGCCGGGCTGGGCATCGCCGCAACCACTCTCGACCCGCCGGCCGGCGTCGTCAGCCTGCCGCAGCTCCTGGCCGGACTGCCCGAGCCGCCGGACTGCGTCATCCACCAGGAGCATCTGGGGAAACGGGTCATCCTGACCGATGTCGAGGCCGCCCCATGCCCGACCCTTTTTTGGGCCCGCGATCCGCACCTCAATGGCTTCTGGCAACGCCATTACGCCCGGCTTTTTGACGCCGTCGCCTCCACCCAGCCCCAGCAGGCCGTCCCCTTGGCCGAAGCCGGCTGGCCGCGCACGGCCTGGATCACCTGGCACGGCACAATTCGGCCCTTTGTGCCCTTTGCCGACCGCCGCCACGCCCTGGCCTTCGTGGGCCGCATCACCCCACACCGCCGCCGCCGGGCCTGGTTCGCCGAACACCTCGCCGCCGCCGGGCTTGTCCCCTGTCAGGACGCCCACGGCCCGGCCCTGGCCGCCGTCTACGACGACGCCCGGGCCTGCCCCAACGAGTGCATCGCCGGCGAGGTCAACCAGCGCCTGTTCGAAGCCGCCTCCAGCGGCTGCCTGCCGGTGACCGAACGCCAGCCGCCCGGCGTGGAGAGGCTGTTCGTCCCGGGGCGCGAGGCGCTTTACTACGACGACGTGCTGGAACTCGACGAGCAGATACGCTTCCTGGCCCGCCATCCCGAAGCAGCCGAGGCCATGGGCCGGGCCGCCCACGCCGCCGTGGCCGACCGCCACCTGCCCCGCCACCGGGCCCAGGCTCTGCTGGCGCTGGCCGAGGCGGCCGCCGCCTCGCCGGGCAGGCCGGCCACCGGTCCCCAGACCCGGGAGGCCCTGGCCCTGACCCTTTTCGCCCTGTGGCGGGCGGGGCATCTGCCCCTTGGCGCGCCGGAAATCTGGGAACGCCTGTCCGCCGCCCCGCCCACGCCCGCCGTGGCCGCCGCCCTGCTCCACACCGCCGCCGGGTTGGGCAGCCGGGATCTCTACGCCCACCTGGCCGGAGCCTGTCTGGCCCGGCCGGATCTGCGGGCAAACCCCCATGTGGCCGCCGTGGCCTGCCTGGCCGGCTACCGGCTTGGCGACCCCGAGGCCGCCCGCCGGGCCTACGCCGCCTTTGTGGGCGCGACCGGCAAGGCCCGGGCCGCCCGGCTGGACGACCCCTTCGACGCCCTGGTCTTTTTCGCCGCCGCCCTGGAAGGTGCCGTCCGCCACGCCGCCCCGGGCACGACCTTTGACCCCAAGCAGCTTGTGCCGGACAACGCCGCCGAATGCCTGATCGCAGCCAAGCTGCTGCGCCCCGAGGCCCTGGAGCCCGACCGCCGGCTGGCCGCCATCCTGCGCCGCCATCCCGGCACCCAGGCCGACCGGGTGGGCTTGCTCTCCAATCTCTCCCTTCACCGCCCCGGCGATTGGTCCCTGGGCCTGGAACTGGCCCTGGCCAATCTGGCCGCGTTTCGCCGCGAGCCAGGCGTCGAGGAAGCCCTGGTCGCCGCCCAGGCAGCCATGGCCCAAGGCCAGACGGCCCGGTTCGCCCGCCGGCTGGCCGCCGCCGATCCGGACGGACGCCTGGCCGCCGCCCTGGCTGAGCGGGGGATAGTCCTGCCCGCAAAAGAGACCGCGCCATGA
- a CDS encoding lysophospholipid acyltransferase family protein, translating into MRAVLFKLAVVPLTFFFSSLCWLTARLGRDGRLSHAVECLWARCLVWTSGVRLEVDLSALDPGQTYIFMANHQSHMDIPILFAALPGWNFRFLAKESLFKIPVFGPAMRRMGHVAIDRGNRRKAMESIQEAVDLVSRGIGLLVFPEGTRSMDYSKLQEFKTGGMIVALKCQAQVAPLVLVGSGGVLPKHGRRLTPGVVRVRALPPFDAAALYTLKERENFKNDLWDRMDAAYQEMRA; encoded by the coding sequence ATGCGAGCTGTGCTGTTCAAATTGGCGGTTGTGCCGCTGACGTTTTTTTTCTCCAGCCTGTGCTGGCTGACCGCGCGCCTTGGCCGCGACGGGCGGCTGTCCCATGCCGTGGAGTGCCTGTGGGCCAGGTGCCTCGTCTGGACGTCCGGCGTCCGGCTCGAAGTCGATCTGTCGGCCCTTGATCCCGGCCAGACCTATATTTTCATGGCCAACCACCAAAGCCACATGGACATCCCGATCCTGTTCGCAGCGCTGCCCGGCTGGAATTTCCGCTTTCTGGCCAAGGAAAGCCTGTTCAAAATTCCGGTCTTCGGCCCGGCCATGCGCCGCATGGGCCACGTGGCCATCGACCGGGGCAACCGGCGCAAGGCCATGGAATCCATCCAGGAAGCCGTGGACCTCGTTTCCCGGGGCATCGGCCTGTTGGTCTTTCCCGAAGGCACCCGGTCCATGGATTATTCGAAGCTTCAGGAATTCAAGACCGGCGGCATGATCGTGGCGCTCAAGTGCCAGGCTCAGGTGGCCCCGCTGGTGCTCGTGGGGTCCGGGGGGGTGCTGCCCAAGCACGGCCGCCGGTTGACCCCGGGCGTGGTGCGGGTGCGGGCCTTGCCGCCCTTTGACGCCGCCGCCCTGTATACGCTCAAGGAACGAGAAAATTTCAAAAACGACCTCTGGGACCGCATGGACGCGGCCTATCAGGAGATGCGCGCATGA
- a CDS encoding response regulator has translation MKILIVDDDPLSQLTLRATLAPFGECVCAGNGREGVDLFTLALNDGKPFGVVFMDIQMPVMDGHAALAAIRELERARAVAPGQEAKVVMITCHDDVKNVATSFFRGNATCYFTKPLHLAAMLETLKKESVL, from the coding sequence ATGAAAATTCTCATCGTGGACGACGATCCGCTCTCCCAGCTCACCCTGAGGGCCACCCTGGCCCCGTTCGGCGAGTGCGTCTGCGCCGGCAACGGCCGCGAGGGCGTGGATCTTTTCACCCTGGCCTTGAACGACGGCAAGCCGTTTGGCGTCGTCTTCATGGACATCCAGATGCCGGTCATGGACGGCCACGCCGCCCTGGCCGCCATCCGCGAACTGGAACGCGCCCGCGCCGTGGCCCCGGGCCAGGAAGCCAAGGTTGTGATGATCACCTGTCATGACGACGTCAAAAATGTGGCCACTTCGTTTTTCCGGGGCAACGCCACCTGCTATTTCACCAAGCCCCTGCATCTGGCGGCCATGCTGGAAACGCTCAAAAAGGAATCCGTCCTATAA
- a CDS encoding fumarylacetoacetate hydrolase family protein: MKVLRVRHGDAAFYAQLLMEQNAVRCLDKTLGLDAPIPLAEVAVLAPVTPSKVICAAGNFRDRLREMGRDPSDGPMLFLKPPSAVIGSGQAIVLPRASARVEAECELALVMGRACRNVAPADVPKHLFGLSCANDVTAVDLRERDETLGRAKGYDTFAPIGPWIETELGDPASLTLRLLINGQTVQTGSCADMAVGPFELVSFVSSVMTLLPGDVILAGSPARPCPLAPGDEARVEIDGVGVLINPVRAEGEAAPLQ, encoded by the coding sequence ATGAAGGTCTTGCGGGTGCGCCATGGCGACGCCGCCTTTTATGCCCAGCTGCTCATGGAGCAAAACGCCGTGCGCTGCCTGGACAAGACCCTTGGCCTGGACGCGCCCATCCCCCTGGCCGAGGTGGCGGTGCTGGCCCCGGTGACGCCTTCGAAGGTGATCTGCGCCGCCGGCAACTTCCGCGACCGGCTGCGCGAGATGGGCCGCGATCCGTCCGATGGGCCCATGCTTTTTTTAAAGCCGCCCTCGGCCGTCATCGGTTCGGGCCAGGCCATCGTGCTGCCGCGCGCCTCGGCCCGGGTCGAGGCCGAATGCGAACTGGCCCTGGTCATGGGCCGGGCCTGCCGCAACGTGGCCCCGGCCGACGTGCCCAAGCATCTTTTTGGCCTCAGCTGCGCCAACGACGTCACGGCCGTGGACCTGCGCGAGCGCGACGAAACCCTGGGCCGGGCCAAGGGCTACGACACCTTCGCTCCCATCGGGCCCTGGATCGAGACCGAGCTCGGCGATCCGGCGAGCCTGACCCTGCGCCTGCTGATAAACGGCCAGACCGTGCAGACGGGGTCCTGCGCCGACATGGCCGTGGGGCCTTTCGAGCTGGTGAGCTTCGTCTCCTCGGTGATGACCCTTCTGCCCGGCGACGTGATCCTGGCCGGTTCGCCGGCCCGGCCGTGTCCGCTGGCCCCGGGCGACGAGGCCCGGGTGGAGATTGACGGGGTGGGGGTGCTCATCAATCCGGTGCGGGCCGAAGGCGAGGCCGCGCCCCTGCAGTAG
- a CDS encoding ribonuclease J, producing the protein MTGSPAVTLYPLGGLGEIGLNCMALVSGDSMIVVDCGLMFPDDSLFGIDVVIPRFDFILQNRDKLKGIVLTHGHEDHIGALPWLMRSCDAPLYASSFTLALAGKKLEEHGLKEFTTCLPVSAGDTVTLGDFKVTFFPVCHSIVHGFALGIETPAGRIVHTGDFKIDRNPLDGHATDLDAIKRFAGDGAMLLLSDSTNAEREGFALTEREIKAALGDIFATCSGRIVVTLFSSHIQRMQEIYDLAHATGRKVAVSGKSLFTNIEIARELKHLRVPPGTEASLEELASLPDEQVVLLVTGSQGEPLSALSRLAYGEHRQVKIQKGDTVILSSRFIPGNIRAITRLINRLYKLGAEVLYERVQAIHASGHAHADELRLMLKTVSPKFFIPIHGEYRHLVKHARIAVSCGVAPERALVIEDGQPVTFAEGLIRLEDAIPVEHIYVDGKGVGDVGVTVLKERQLLAGEGLVIVVLVVDEKSGELTFGPNILSKGFVFEQHYSHVLEDAKCIVLDIYENVPPGQSDLLKERIRSALRRFFRKILERDPVVVPLVITL; encoded by the coding sequence ATGACAGGCTCCCCCGCCGTGACCCTCTATCCCTTGGGCGGCCTCGGCGAAATCGGGCTCAACTGCATGGCCCTGGTTTCCGGCGATTCCATGATCGTCGTGGACTGCGGGCTCATGTTTCCCGACGATTCCCTTTTCGGCATCGACGTGGTTATTCCGCGTTTCGATTTCATTTTGCAAAACCGCGACAAACTCAAAGGCATCGTGCTGACCCACGGCCACGAGGACCACATCGGCGCCCTGCCGTGGCTTATGCGCAGCTGCGACGCGCCGCTTTACGCCTCAAGCTTCACCCTGGCCCTGGCCGGCAAGAAGCTCGAAGAGCATGGGCTTAAGGAATTCACCACCTGCCTGCCGGTTTCGGCCGGCGACACCGTGACCCTTGGCGACTTCAAGGTCACCTTTTTCCCGGTGTGCCACTCCATCGTCCACGGCTTTGCCCTGGGCATCGAAACCCCGGCCGGGCGCATCGTCCACACCGGGGATTTCAAGATCGACCGCAATCCCCTGGACGGCCACGCCACCGACCTCGACGCCATCAAGCGGTTTGCCGGGGACGGGGCCATGCTGCTGCTGTCCGACTCCACCAACGCCGAGCGCGAGGGCTTCGCGCTGACCGAGCGCGAGATCAAGGCTGCCCTGGGCGATATTTTCGCCACCTGTTCCGGCCGCATCGTGGTGACGCTTTTTTCCAGCCACATCCAGCGGATGCAGGAGATCTACGATCTGGCCCACGCCACCGGCCGCAAGGTGGCGGTCTCGGGCAAGAGCCTTTTCACCAACATCGAGATCGCCCGGGAGCTGAAACACCTGCGAGTCCCTCCCGGAACCGAGGCGAGCCTTGAGGAACTGGCCAGTCTGCCCGACGAACAGGTGGTGCTGCTGGTCACCGGCTCCCAGGGCGAGCCGCTCTCGGCGCTGTCCCGCCTGGCCTACGGCGAACACCGGCAGGTGAAGATCCAAAAGGGCGACACCGTCATTTTGTCCTCGCGCTTCATCCCGGGCAACATCCGGGCCATCACCCGGCTCATTAACCGCCTCTACAAGCTCGGGGCCGAGGTGCTCTACGAGCGGGTCCAGGCCATCCACGCCTCGGGCCATGCCCATGCCGACGAGCTGCGGCTCATGCTCAAGACCGTTTCGCCCAAGTTTTTCATCCCCATCCACGGCGAATACCGCCATCTGGTCAAGCACGCCCGCATCGCCGTGTCCTGCGGCGTGGCCCCGGAACGGGCCTTGGTCATCGAAGACGGCCAGCCCGTGACCTTCGCCGAGGGCCTCATCCGTCTGGAGGACGCCATCCCGGTGGAGCACATCTATGTCGATGGCAAGGGCGTGGGCGATGTGGGCGTCACCGTGCTCAAGGAACGCCAGCTCTTGGCCGGCGAAGGGCTGGTCATCGTGGTGCTGGTGGTGGACGAGAAATCCGGCGAGCTGACTTTCGGCCCCAACATCCTGTCCAAGGGGTTCGTTTTCGAGCAGCACTACAGCCATGTGCTGGAAGACGCCAAATGCATTGTCCTGGACATCTACGAAAACGTGCCGCCCGGCCAGTCCGATCTGCTCAAGGAGCGCATCCGCTCCGCCTTGCGGCGGTTTTTCCGCAAGATCCTGGAACGCGACCCGGTGGTCGTGCCCCTGGTCATCACCCTGTGA
- a CDS encoding isoamylase early set domain-containing protein → MSLKKKPLKSKPVCKVTFALTKEQAKNASGVHLVGEFNDWDVAAAPMRRQKDGSFSATLDLPAGREYQFRYLIDGEVWISDPEADKYAFSPFGDCENSVVVV, encoded by the coding sequence ATGTCGCTGAAAAAAAAGCCGCTCAAAAGCAAACCCGTGTGCAAGGTCACCTTCGCCTTGACCAAGGAACAGGCCAAAAACGCCTCCGGCGTCCATCTTGTCGGCGAATTCAACGACTGGGACGTGGCCGCCGCGCCCATGCGCCGCCAGAAGGACGGCTCGTTTTCCGCCACCCTCGATTTGCCCGCCGGCCGCGAATACCAGTTCCGTTATCTGATTGACGGGGAAGTCTGGATCAGCGACCCCGAGGCCGACAAGTACGCCTTCAGCCCCTTTGGCGACTGCGAAAATTCCGTGGTCGTGGTCTAG
- a CDS encoding glycosyltransferase, which yields MSCPLRVVHFSASPLAGMPLRLVRAQARHAGLDARLIEPVDYGLFGRDVVLADDPAAALALAETADILHLHNYLDLTSTTFSPIDFAALAKRGAAVVRQFHSTPALVAGTMGIAVQALLADPLPALVIAQYPERLYPRALIVPNFVPEDEPAYQPADAPPAVDVFFSHTKAVGAFEDRWNTKAAPEVRALLARLARQRGVTSDLVTGLPLAQALARKRRARVVIDDLASGSYHLTGLEGLAMAKPVLSFLDGRCLELLAAFAGTPRCPFLNVRLEEAGPVIAGLLDDPAAAEDLGLAGRDWLMRHFSAKTRVEHYVAAYARLLADPASVRRQPELSLDGPGRRFVAVALPEAVQAGRRERQLAATGHPWPPLASGRDFAPWRYSKKSHFAAFSPPPELVFRDAGLADLKYYQHQLAWQVLYASLPEGARVLEIGGGVSPLGQALARRFDYTNLDPLAGAGNGPTAVPADHPGRLVRAGLGDYSPQLPDGAFDAVISVSALEHVPEAPDAWRAMAGDLARLGKPAGFHLHLFDVVAKPGGHWTSGFLPYLLALLGRRDELAAFGDALADPDWHYLSQAAYERNWRPITGVPFAAFGRAFSWNLFFTVEELPLQPPAADAAGHAPAVQVARDAVTTLGLPEILSRRPLPAIGLVTPSLNQAPFLEAALDSVLSQNYPNLAYLVLDGGSRDGSPALIRRQARHLAGWRSRPDAGHYPAVAEGLAGSHADILGWLNADDLLHPLALFKVADAFLSDPAARWITGRPTAFDAAGRLDWVRPDLPEWSPDIFYGGDFRAFIQQESTFFSRDLWLAAGGGFDPAFPLAGDFELWLRFFARAPLVVVDRLLGGYRRHGANRAVIGHEQYLGEARAALDKHRAALWPDKEG from the coding sequence ATGAGCTGTCCCCTGCGCGTGGTCCACTTCTCGGCCTCGCCCCTGGCCGGAATGCCCCTGCGGCTGGTTCGCGCCCAGGCCCGCCATGCCGGTCTGGACGCCCGGCTGATCGAACCTGTGGATTATGGCCTGTTCGGCCGCGACGTGGTTCTGGCCGACGACCCCGCCGCCGCCCTGGCCCTGGCCGAGACCGCCGACATCCTCCATCTGCACAATTACCTTGACCTGACCTCGACCACCTTTTCGCCCATCGACTTCGCCGCCCTGGCCAAACGTGGCGCGGCCGTGGTGCGGCAGTTCCACAGTACCCCGGCCCTGGTGGCCGGCACCATGGGCATTGCCGTCCAGGCGCTTTTGGCCGATCCCCTGCCCGCCCTGGTCATTGCCCAGTATCCCGAACGGCTCTACCCGCGCGCCCTTATCGTGCCCAACTTCGTGCCCGAGGACGAACCGGCCTATCAGCCGGCCGACGCGCCGCCGGCCGTGGACGTCTTTTTCAGCCACACCAAGGCGGTCGGGGCCTTCGAGGACCGCTGGAACACCAAGGCCGCCCCCGAGGTCCGGGCCTTGCTGGCCCGGCTGGCCCGGCAGCGCGGCGTCACGTCGGACCTGGTCACGGGCCTGCCCCTGGCCCAGGCCCTGGCCCGCAAACGCCGCGCACGCGTCGTCATCGACGATCTGGCCAGCGGCAGCTACCATCTGACGGGCCTGGAAGGGCTGGCCATGGCCAAGCCGGTCTTGTCCTTTCTCGACGGCCGCTGCCTGGAGCTTTTGGCCGCCTTTGCCGGCACGCCGCGCTGCCCCTTTTTAAACGTGCGTCTGGAAGAAGCCGGGCCGGTCATTGCCGGACTGCTGGACGATCCCGCCGCCGCCGAGGACCTGGGCCTGGCCGGCCGGGACTGGCTGATGCGCCATTTTTCCGCCAAGACCCGGGTGGAACACTATGTCGCGGCCTATGCGCGGCTGCTGGCCGATCCGGCTTCGGTGCGCCGCCAGCCGGAATTGTCCCTGGACGGGCCGGGCCGGCGTTTTGTCGCCGTCGCCCTGCCCGAAGCCGTCCAGGCCGGCCGCCGGGAGCGCCAGCTGGCGGCAACCGGCCACCCTTGGCCGCCCTTGGCCTCGGGCCGGGATTTTGCTCCCTGGCGGTATTCGAAAAAAAGTCATTTCGCGGCCTTCTCGCCGCCGCCGGAACTCGTTTTCCGCGATGCCGGCCTGGCCGATCTCAAATACTACCAGCACCAGCTCGCCTGGCAGGTGCTTTACGCCTCGTTGCCCGAGGGAGCGCGAGTGCTGGAGATCGGCGGCGGCGTCTCGCCCCTTGGCCAGGCCCTGGCCCGGCGCTTCGACTACACCAACCTCGATCCCCTGGCCGGGGCCGGCAATGGTCCGACCGCCGTGCCTGCCGACCATCCCGGCCGGCTGGTGCGGGCCGGACTGGGAGATTATTCCCCCCAATTGCCGGATGGCGCTTTCGACGCCGTGATCTCGGTCTCGGCCCTGGAACACGTGCCCGAGGCCCCGGACGCCTGGCGGGCCATGGCCGGGGATCTGGCCCGTCTGGGCAAGCCCGCAGGCTTTCACCTCCACCTCTTCGACGTGGTGGCCAAGCCGGGCGGCCACTGGACGAGCGGCTTTCTGCCCTACCTGCTGGCGCTTCTCGGGCGGCGCGACGAGCTGGCCGCCTTTGGCGACGCCCTGGCCGACCCGGATTGGCACTATCTTTCCCAGGCCGCCTACGAGCGCAACTGGCGGCCCATCACCGGCGTCCCCTTTGCCGCCTTCGGCCGGGCCTTTTCCTGGAACCTGTTCTTCACGGTCGAGGAACTGCCGCTCCAGCCCCCGGCGGCCGACGCCGCCGGCCACGCCCCGGCCGTCCAGGTCGCCCGCGACGCCGTAACCACCCTCGGGCTGCCGGAAATCCTCTCCCGCAGGCCGCTGCCGGCCATCGGGCTGGTCACGCCGTCCCTCAATCAGGCCCCGTTTCTGGAAGCGGCCCTGGACAGCGTGCTGTCGCAAAATTACCCCAACCTCGCCTACCTAGTCCTGGACGGCGGCAGCCGCGACGGGTCGCCGGCCCTCATCCGCCGCCAGGCCCGCCACCTGGCCGGCTGGCGCTCCCGACCCGACGCCGGCCACTATCCGGCCGTGGCCGAAGGCCTGGCCGGCAGCCACGCCGACATCCTGGGCTGGCTCAACGCCGACGACCTGCTCCATCCCCTGGCGCTTTTCAAGGTCGCCGACGCCTTCCTGTCCGACCCCGCCGCCCGCTGGATCACCGGCCGGCCCACCGCTTTCGACGCCGCGGGCAGACTCGACTGGGTGCGGCCCGACCTGCCCGAGTGGTCGCCGGACATCTTCTACGGCGGCGACTTCCGGGCCTTTATCCAGCAGGAGAGCACGTTTTTTTCGCGGGATTTGTGGCTTGCGGCCGGCGGCGGCTTCGATCCGGCCTTTCCCCTGGCCGGGGATTTCGAGCTGTGGCTGCGCTTTTTCGCCCGCGCCCCCCTGGTCGTCGTGGACAGGCTCCTTGGCGGCTACCGCCGCCACGGGGCCAATCGGGCCGTGATCGGTCACGAGCAATACCTGGGCGAGGCGCGGGCCGCCCTGGATAAGCACCGGGCCGCGCTTTGGCCCGACAAGGAAGGATGA